Proteins from one Mycobacterium sp. EPa45 genomic window:
- a CDS encoding cell wall metabolism sensor histidine kinase WalK, with protein MRQTNDTRRWHPRSLRRRLVIWVSAISSIAMIGIGAVAVMSLRDEAVSLANSQVSNSLAAFSYSYAKAKRYGEIEQPAADGGHSDLNEFPGQGPGTVIAMLRDDRAVYGSAFTDGEPVPAPSDVLRALETIDWRKGDPQTVDLASMGSHRVGHRDFPGGERLVSAVSLDLANKTVAGKGLTVAVLVILAVAVTAIGTMIVVNYALRPLRRVADVAGQVAALPLDATDYRITARVSPADTDRRSEIGVVGHTLNRLLANVDSALGEIAASDRRTRQFLTDASHELRTPLAAILGYAELTRQDSEVLPPTTEYALARIEAESRRMTSLVADLLLLSRLDEGGDLELEDLDLCDVVADAVNDAAVTAPDHHFMLDLPERAIWVRGDRARLHQLLANLLGNARVHTPAGVTVSTSLTTGRDGQVELVVSDDGPGIPEEIMPNLFGRFVRADKSRSRDLGCSGLGLAIVLSIVEAHGGTVSAQSGPGRTQFRVRLPAAGQLAENWSASLPSMS; from the coding sequence GTGAGGCAGACCAACGACACGAGGCGGTGGCATCCGCGCTCGCTGCGTCGGCGCTTGGTGATCTGGGTATCGGCGATCAGCAGCATCGCGATGATCGGCATCGGCGCGGTTGCGGTGATGAGCCTGCGCGACGAGGCGGTCAGCCTTGCCAACAGTCAGGTGTCCAATTCGCTTGCCGCCTTTAGCTATTCGTACGCAAAGGCCAAGCGGTACGGGGAGATCGAACAACCTGCCGCAGACGGTGGCCATAGCGACCTGAATGAGTTCCCTGGCCAGGGGCCGGGCACCGTGATCGCGATGCTGCGCGACGACCGCGCGGTGTACGGCAGTGCATTCACCGACGGTGAACCCGTCCCCGCCCCGTCGGACGTCCTGCGGGCGTTGGAGACGATCGACTGGCGCAAGGGCGACCCGCAGACCGTCGACCTCGCCAGCATGGGTTCGCATCGGGTGGGGCACCGGGATTTCCCCGGCGGCGAACGGCTGGTGTCGGCAGTGTCTCTGGATCTGGCGAACAAGACCGTCGCCGGCAAGGGCCTGACCGTGGCGGTGCTGGTGATCCTCGCCGTCGCGGTGACCGCGATCGGGACGATGATCGTGGTGAATTACGCCTTGCGGCCGCTGCGGCGCGTTGCCGATGTCGCCGGACAGGTCGCCGCGCTGCCGCTCGATGCCACTGACTACCGGATCACCGCCCGCGTCAGCCCGGCCGACACCGACCGCCGCAGCGAGATCGGCGTCGTCGGCCACACCCTCAACCGGCTGCTGGCCAACGTCGACTCCGCGCTGGGCGAGATTGCCGCGTCCGACCGCCGGACCCGCCAGTTCCTCACCGACGCCAGCCACGAGCTGCGCACCCCGCTGGCGGCGATCCTCGGGTATGCGGAACTGACCCGCCAGGACAGCGAGGTGCTGCCGCCGACCACCGAATACGCGTTGGCCCGGATCGAGGCGGAGTCACGGCGGATGACCTCGCTGGTGGCCGATCTGCTGCTGCTGTCGCGGCTCGACGAGGGCGGCGACCTCGAGCTCGAGGACCTCGATCTGTGCGATGTGGTCGCCGATGCGGTCAACGACGCCGCGGTGACCGCGCCCGATCACCACTTCATGCTCGACCTGCCCGAGCGCGCGATCTGGGTTCGCGGTGACCGGGCCCGGCTGCACCAGCTGTTGGCGAACCTGCTCGGCAACGCCCGGGTGCACACCCCCGCCGGAGTCACCGTCAGTACGTCGCTCACCACGGGCCGCGACGGGCAAGTAGAACTGGTCGTCAGTGACGACGGGCCCGGCATCCCCGAGGAGATCATGCCGAATCTGTTCGGCCGGTTCGTCCGAGCCGACAAGTCGCGGTCGCGAGACCTGGGTTGCAGCGGCCTCGGGTTGGCGATCGTGTTGTCGATCGTCGAGGCGCACGGCGGGACCGTCAGCGCGCAATCAGGTCCGGGCAGAACGCAATTCAGGGTGCGGCTGCCGGCGGCCGGTCAGCTGGCCGAGAACTGGTCGGCCTCGCTGCCGTCCATGTCGTAG
- the hrcA gene encoding heat-inducible transcriptional repressor HrcA — MGSADDRRFEVLRAIVADFVATKEPIGSKALVDRHNLGVSSATVRNDMAVLEAEGYITQPHTSSGRVPTEKGYREFVDRIDEVKPLSGSERRAILEFLESGVDLDDVLRRAVKLLAQLTRQVAIVQYPTLSTSTVRHLEIVALTPARLLMVVITDSGRVDQRIVELGDTIDEHQLSQLRELLGQALEGKRLAAASVAVADLAARLDGSGGLGDAVGRSATVLLESLVEHNEERLLMGGTANLTRNTADFGGSLRSILEALEEQVVVLRLLAASQEAGKVTVRIGQETEAEQMAGTSVISTTYGSSGTVYGGMGVLGPTRMDYPGTIANVAAVAMYIGDVLGHRAG; from the coding sequence ATGGGAAGTGCTGACGACCGTCGTTTCGAGGTGCTCCGCGCCATCGTCGCCGACTTTGTTGCGACCAAGGAGCCGATCGGATCCAAGGCCCTCGTCGACCGCCACAACCTGGGCGTTTCCAGCGCCACCGTGCGCAACGACATGGCGGTTCTCGAGGCCGAGGGATACATCACCCAGCCCCACACGAGCTCCGGGCGGGTGCCCACCGAGAAGGGCTATCGCGAGTTCGTCGACCGCATCGACGAGGTCAAGCCCCTGTCGGGTTCCGAGCGCCGGGCGATCCTGGAGTTCCTGGAGTCGGGTGTCGACCTCGATGACGTGCTCCGACGTGCGGTGAAGCTGCTCGCGCAGCTGACCCGTCAGGTGGCGATCGTCCAGTACCCGACGCTGTCGACCTCCACGGTGCGGCATCTCGAGATCGTGGCCCTGACGCCGGCCCGGTTGCTGATGGTGGTGATCACCGATTCCGGCCGGGTCGACCAGCGCATCGTCGAGCTGGGCGACACCATCGACGAGCATCAGCTGTCCCAGTTGCGGGAGTTGCTCGGCCAGGCGCTGGAAGGCAAACGCCTGGCGGCGGCCTCGGTCGCGGTGGCTGACCTGGCCGCGCGACTTGATGGGTCGGGCGGATTGGGCGATGCGGTCGGCCGCTCGGCGACCGTGCTGCTGGAGTCGTTGGTCGAGCACAACGAGGAACGTCTCCTGATGGGTGGCACCGCCAACCTGACCCGCAACACCGCCGACTTCGGCGGGTCGCTGCGCTCGATCCTGGAGGCCCTCGAGGAACAGGTGGTGGTGCTTCGGCTGCTGGCCGCGTCCCAGGAAGCGGGTAAGGTCACGGTACGTATCGGCCAGGAAACCGAGGCTGAACAGATGGCCGGAACGTCGGTGATCAGCACGACCTACGGCAGCTCGGGCACCGTGTACGGCGGAATGGGTGTTTTGGGACCCACCAGAATGGACTATCCGGGAACTATCGCCAATGTCGCGGCGGTTGCGATGTATATCGGCGATGTCCTAGGACACCGAGCCGGCTAG
- a CDS encoding RraA family protein translates to MQLPELVEGLGVADVVDAMEMQHPHRAHIIELASPDPSRVLVGRAVTVSFLPVRADLMDPQKHSLGPAIYRAVAGHDPAGAVLVMAANGYHATSLGGGTKLSRVENLGMAGILADGMLRDFEELRTYNFATYCRGETVRAGGNEIQPYLADVPVAVGGVTVVPGDVIFAKGSTAVVIPGAEAEQILTNARVVMTKMDQAKEALKTEDPQAVLRQGSGEL, encoded by the coding sequence ATGCAGCTGCCAGAACTGGTTGAGGGCCTCGGCGTCGCCGACGTCGTCGACGCCATGGAGATGCAGCACCCCCATCGCGCTCACATCATCGAGCTCGCCAGTCCGGACCCGTCGCGAGTGCTCGTGGGTCGGGCGGTGACCGTCTCGTTTCTGCCGGTGCGCGCCGACCTCATGGACCCGCAGAAGCACAGTCTCGGTCCGGCGATATACCGGGCCGTCGCCGGGCACGATCCGGCCGGCGCCGTACTCGTGATGGCGGCGAACGGCTATCACGCGACGTCGCTGGGTGGCGGCACGAAGCTCAGCCGCGTCGAGAACCTGGGTATGGCGGGCATTCTCGCCGACGGCATGCTCCGCGACTTCGAGGAGCTGCGAACCTACAACTTCGCGACCTACTGTCGCGGGGAGACGGTCCGCGCCGGCGGCAACGAAATCCAGCCGTACCTGGCCGACGTTCCCGTTGCGGTCGGGGGCGTCACCGTCGTCCCCGGAGACGTCATCTTCGCGAAAGGCTCCACGGCCGTGGTGATCCCCGGCGCCGAGGCCGAACAGATCTTGACCAACGCCCGGGTCGTCATGACGAAGATGGATCAGGCCAAAGAAGCCCTCAAGACCGAGGACCCGCAGGCTGTCCTGAGGCAGGGAAGCGGCGAACTTTAA
- a CDS encoding type II toxin-antitoxin system VapB family antitoxin: MIFKGVRDGKPYPEHNLSYRDWSQIPPRQIRLDELVTTTTVLALDRLLSEDSTFYGDLFPHAVRWRGVIYLEDGLHRAVRAALRNRTVLHARVYDMDGSEADQFSAS; this comes from the coding sequence ATGATCTTCAAAGGCGTTCGGGACGGCAAGCCATATCCCGAGCACAACCTGTCCTACCGCGACTGGTCGCAGATTCCGCCACGACAGATCCGCCTCGACGAGTTGGTCACCACGACCACGGTCCTGGCGCTGGACCGCCTGCTGTCCGAAGATTCCACCTTCTACGGAGATCTGTTCCCGCACGCAGTCCGCTGGCGGGGCGTGATCTACCTCGAGGACGGCCTGCACCGGGCGGTGCGAGCCGCCCTGCGCAATCGCACGGTCCTGCACGCACGGGTCTACGACATGGACGGCAGCGAGGCCGACCAGTTCTCGGCCAGCTGA
- a CDS encoding bifunctional SulP family inorganic anion transporter/carbonic anhydrase: protein MSRILRYDLPASLVVFLVALPLSLGIAIASDAPVLAGLIAAIVGGVVAGALGGSPLQVSGPAAGLTVIVAGLVAEFGWAVTCAITVCAGILQVLLGVSRVGRAALAISPMVVHAMLAGIGVTIALQQVHVLLGGSSESSAWRNITELPGQLLAADHAGLAVGLLVIAILVTWRWVPTPIRKVPGPLVAIVVASAVSLLFAMTVPRIQLNGSLLDALQPPGLPDGNWGAFATGVITVALIASVESLLTAVAVDRMQDGPRSNLNRELVGQGAANVVSGAVGGLPITGVIVRSSANVTAGAKTRASAILHGVWVLVFALPFAGLAQQIPTAALAGLLIVIGIQLVKLSHIKTARRTGDIAVYLVTITGVVFLNLLEGVLLGLALAIALTVWRVARARIHAAPADDDAGNDDWRVAVEGSATFLSLPQLHKTLASVPPGVRVTLEISVDFIDHAAHQVIEDWQRQHEASGGSVLVQEVGSVELRSALDGPPQRAFSLIDKRLGMVPWSSWQDPHTTNGRERHDTPPKSVLDGLEVYHRRTAPQIRSHMQKLAHAHQAETLFITCTDARIVPHAITTSGPGDLFTVRNVGNLVPAEQLDQSVEAAIAYAVGRLKVSSIVVCGHSACGAMHAALREQGVAGDGLPGEEHLRSWLKYAQPALDAFDEGRHPIAQSAAEQGFDIADQLSMVSVAVGVDTLVRHPLILDQHQQGRLKVVGLFYDIASAKVLHVEPTAAAALQTNGFTVR from the coding sequence ATGTCCAGGATCCTGCGCTACGACCTACCGGCGTCGCTGGTGGTCTTCCTGGTGGCCCTGCCACTGTCTTTGGGCATCGCCATCGCCTCCGACGCACCGGTGCTGGCGGGCCTGATCGCGGCGATCGTCGGCGGTGTGGTCGCCGGCGCCCTGGGCGGATCGCCGCTGCAGGTCAGCGGTCCCGCCGCCGGCCTGACCGTGATCGTCGCGGGCCTGGTGGCTGAATTCGGCTGGGCGGTGACCTGCGCAATCACGGTCTGCGCGGGCATCCTGCAGGTACTGCTGGGCGTCAGCCGGGTGGGGCGCGCGGCGCTGGCGATCTCGCCGATGGTCGTGCACGCCATGCTGGCCGGCATCGGCGTCACGATCGCGCTCCAGCAGGTCCACGTCCTGCTGGGCGGCAGCTCCGAGAGCTCGGCCTGGCGCAATATCACCGAACTTCCCGGCCAGCTGCTCGCCGCCGATCACGCCGGATTGGCCGTCGGGCTGCTGGTGATCGCAATACTGGTGACCTGGCGCTGGGTGCCAACACCGATTCGCAAGGTGCCCGGCCCGCTGGTCGCGATCGTCGTCGCCAGCGCAGTGTCGCTGCTCTTCGCGATGACTGTGCCCCGCATTCAGCTCAACGGTTCCCTGCTCGATGCGCTGCAACCGCCCGGCCTCCCGGACGGCAACTGGGGTGCGTTCGCGACGGGCGTAATCACCGTCGCGCTCATCGCCAGCGTCGAGAGCTTGCTCACCGCGGTCGCGGTGGATCGCATGCAGGACGGCCCGCGGTCGAACCTGAACCGCGAACTGGTGGGCCAGGGCGCCGCCAACGTCGTATCGGGTGCGGTCGGCGGCCTACCGATCACGGGTGTGATCGTGCGCAGTTCGGCCAACGTCACCGCCGGTGCAAAGACCCGCGCCTCGGCGATCCTGCACGGCGTGTGGGTTCTGGTCTTCGCGCTGCCGTTCGCCGGCCTGGCCCAGCAGATCCCGACGGCGGCACTGGCCGGGCTGCTGATCGTCATCGGGATCCAGCTGGTCAAGCTCAGCCACATCAAGACGGCTCGGCGGACCGGCGATATAGCGGTGTACCTGGTGACGATTACCGGAGTGGTCTTCCTCAACCTCCTCGAGGGCGTTCTGCTGGGGTTGGCCCTGGCGATCGCGTTGACCGTGTGGCGGGTGGCGCGCGCGAGGATCCATGCCGCGCCGGCCGATGACGACGCGGGCAACGATGACTGGCGGGTCGCGGTGGAAGGGTCGGCCACGTTCCTGTCCCTTCCCCAGCTGCACAAGACGCTGGCGTCGGTACCTCCCGGCGTGCGGGTAACGCTGGAGATCTCCGTCGACTTCATCGACCACGCCGCACACCAGGTCATCGAGGACTGGCAGCGGCAGCATGAGGCTTCCGGCGGAAGCGTGCTGGTGCAGGAGGTCGGCTCGGTCGAACTTCGCAGTGCGCTTGACGGGCCGCCGCAGCGCGCCTTTTCCCTGATCGACAAGCGGCTCGGAATGGTGCCGTGGAGTTCCTGGCAGGACCCGCACACGACCAACGGCCGGGAACGGCACGACACCCCACCAAAGTCGGTTCTCGACGGCCTGGAGGTCTACCACCGCAGGACCGCCCCCCAAATACGTTCCCACATGCAAAAATTGGCTCACGCCCACCAAGCCGAGACGCTGTTCATCACCTGCACCGACGCCCGGATCGTGCCCCATGCGATCACCACCAGCGGGCCCGGCGACCTGTTCACGGTGCGCAACGTCGGCAACCTGGTGCCGGCCGAACAGCTCGATCAATCGGTGGAAGCGGCGATTGCGTATGCGGTCGGCAGGCTGAAGGTGTCCTCGATCGTTGTGTGCGGCCATTCCGCCTGCGGCGCAATGCATGCCGCACTGCGGGAGCAGGGAGTCGCGGGCGATGGGCTGCCCGGAGAGGAACATCTGCGATCGTGGCTGAAGTACGCCCAGCCGGCTCTGGATGCCTTCGATGAAGGCCGGCATCCCATCGCGCAGTCGGCCGCCGAGCAGGGCTTCGACATCGCGGACCAGCTGAGCATGGTCAGCGTGGCGGTCGGAGTAGACACTCTGGTGCGGCACCCGTTGATCCTTGACCAGCACCAGCAAGGCCGACTCAAGGTCGTCGGATTGTTCTACGACATCGCCAGTGCCAAAGTGCTGCACGTCGAGCCGACGGCTGCCGCAGCATTGCAGACCAACGGGTTCACTGTCCGATAA
- a CDS encoding response regulator transcription factor, with the protein MAIPVAPSSSRPLRPRQAILGQLPRISRADGSPIRVLLVDDEPALTNLVKMALHYEGWEVETAGDGRDALTKFRDFEPDLLVLDIMLPDTDGLQILKMTREADGYTPTLFLTARDSVMDRVTGLTAGADDYLTKPFSLEELVARLRGLLRRSKATTAPEDEVLKVGDLVLDGPSREVTRGDEPISLTTTEFELLRYLMRNPRRAVTRAEILDRVWNYGFGGRSSIVDLYISYLRRKVDAGREPMIHTVRGVGYMLRPER; encoded by the coding sequence ATGGCTATACCGGTCGCACCGTCTTCCTCCCGTCCACTCCGCCCCCGTCAGGCCATCCTCGGTCAGCTTCCGCGCATCTCCCGAGCAGACGGCTCGCCCATCCGCGTGCTGCTCGTCGACGATGAGCCTGCGCTCACGAATCTGGTCAAGATGGCCCTCCACTATGAGGGCTGGGAAGTGGAAACAGCCGGTGACGGCCGCGACGCGTTGACGAAGTTCCGGGACTTCGAGCCGGACCTGCTGGTGCTGGACATCATGCTGCCCGACACCGACGGACTGCAGATCCTCAAGATGACCCGAGAGGCAGACGGGTACACGCCGACGCTGTTCCTGACGGCCCGCGACTCGGTGATGGACCGGGTGACCGGGCTGACCGCGGGTGCCGACGACTACCTGACCAAGCCGTTCAGCCTCGAGGAGTTGGTAGCCCGGTTGCGCGGCCTGCTGCGGCGTTCGAAGGCCACCACCGCACCCGAGGACGAGGTGCTGAAGGTGGGGGATCTGGTGCTCGACGGTCCGAGCCGTGAGGTCACCCGCGGTGACGAACCGATTTCGTTGACCACCACCGAGTTCGAGTTACTGCGCTATCTGATGCGCAACCCGCGCCGCGCGGTGACCCGCGCCGAGATCCTGGACCGGGTATGGAACTACGGCTTCGGCGGCCGGTCCAGCATCGTCGACCTCTACATCTCCTATCTGCGCCGCAAGGTCGACGCCGGACGTGAACCGATGATCCACACGGTGCGCGGCGTCGGCTACATGCTGCGGCCAGAGCGGTGA
- a CDS encoding flavodoxin family protein, whose protein sequence is MKREGPLYALFLNCSLKSSPETSNTDALCDLLIERLRAHEPDIETEVVRVVDYNVKPGVSNDEGDGDEWPQILEKVKRCNIIVPAMPIWMGVRSSVMQRVIERLDGTTKTVMCEKTGQFPLYGTVAGCVVTGNEDGSHDCVANTFANLLHFGVTVPPNTDLYWVGDAGPGASYIEAGGELSPYVRRNAELTAINLLFGAKLLRDNPYQINIAELNATMMRRNKVKADAMNLAINYMREHMPD, encoded by the coding sequence ATGAAAAGAGAAGGACCGCTCTACGCGTTGTTTCTCAACTGTTCACTCAAGAGCTCTCCCGAGACATCGAACACCGACGCACTCTGCGATCTGCTCATCGAGCGGTTGCGGGCCCACGAACCCGACATCGAGACCGAGGTCGTCCGCGTCGTCGATTACAACGTCAAGCCTGGCGTCAGCAACGACGAGGGTGACGGCGACGAATGGCCGCAGATCCTGGAGAAAGTCAAGCGCTGCAACATCATCGTGCCGGCGATGCCGATCTGGATGGGTGTGCGTTCCTCGGTGATGCAACGGGTCATCGAAAGGCTCGACGGCACAACCAAGACGGTGATGTGCGAGAAGACCGGACAGTTTCCGCTGTACGGGACAGTGGCAGGCTGTGTGGTCACCGGCAACGAGGACGGCAGCCACGACTGCGTGGCGAACACCTTCGCGAACCTGCTGCACTTCGGTGTGACCGTCCCGCCCAACACCGACCTCTATTGGGTCGGAGACGCCGGGCCGGGCGCTAGTTACATCGAGGCGGGTGGCGAGTTGTCGCCCTATGTCCGGCGCAACGCCGAATTGACCGCCATCAACCTCCTCTTCGGGGCGAAACTGTTGCGCGACAACCCGTATCAGATCAACATCGCCGAGCTCAACGCGACGATGATGCGCCGTAACAAAGTCAAGGCGGATGCGATGAACCTCGCCATCAACTACATGCGCGAGCACATGCCCGACTGA